Sequence from the Desulfobulbaceae bacterium genome:
GATTCCGATTTGATTTGATTGGTTTTCTTGAATGTATCTGGTAAGAATACAATATTATGCTCAGCTATCCCAGTCCCTGGAGCCCTCGCGACTACCATGAAACAACCCCTTTTTCTCATCCTCTCTCTTGTATGGCTTATGACACCCACCGCACTGCACGCCAAACTCCTCAAGCCCCACCTTTATAAAGACACCCTGGAAAACGGCCTAACCGTCCTGGTCAAGGAAGTACCAGGATCCAAGGTCGCCACAGTCCAGATCTGGGTCAAGGCCGGCAGTATCTATGAAGGCCCAACAGAAGGCGGAATCACCCATCTGATCGAACACATGATCTTCAAAGGCACCAAGAACCTGGGGCCTGGGGCCGTCGCTGCAGCCATCGAGGAAAAGGGCGGACAGATCAACGCCTACACTTCATTTGAATATACCGTCTATCATGCCACGCTACCCGCCCGCTACTGGAGCAACTCCCTTAACGTATTGACCGATGCCGTGCGCAACTCGGTCTTTGACGCAGGTGAATTGGAGCGGGAAAAAAAAGTTGTTCTTGAAGAAATCGGGATGCGTAACGATCGGCCAGATGTGGTGTTTTTTGATGCAATGATGAATAATGCATACAGTCGCCATCCCTACCGCCTGCCAGTTATTGGCACCAGGGAAAGCGTTTCATCGTTCACCCGTGACGATATTTTGAGCTATATGGCCAAACACTATCAACCAGAAAACTTTACGGTGGTGATAGTCGGTGATGTAAAATTTGAAGGTGTAATCAACAAGGTTAACGATCTCTTTTCCGACCTGCCAAACCACAGCATGGATACTCAGGAGGTCGCTGAAGAGCCGCCGGTAGACGGCCCTAAAGTGTTCAACCAAGAGGGTCAGGTCAACCAGGCACAAATGGCGTTGCTCTTTCCCATTCCCGCTTTTCATGACCCTGACACCCCAGCCTTGGATGTCCTCGCTGGCATCATCGGCCACGGCAACACCTCGCGCCTCTATCAACACCTTCGAGACGATACTGGGTTAGTGTACAACATCCGGGCATCATCCTTCACGCCCAAATATCCCGGCCTGCTCGAAATTACCGCCACCTTGGATCAAAGCAAGATCAAAGAGTCCATCGAAGCAAGCCTCACCGAGATCTTCAAACTGAAATACATCGCCGTTGATGAACAGGAACTTGAGCGGATCAAGCACTCCCTCGAAAGTGACTTTGTCTTTAATCTGGAGAAAGTCGAAGGACAGGCCCGAGTCTTGGGTTCGTTTGAGGCCTTGGCCGGCGACCCGAGAGAAGACGAGTACCTGGAAAAAATTCGCTCAGTCACCCTGGACGACATCAAACGGGTAACCCAAAAGTACTGTGATGTCCACCATCTGATTGCCGGATATTTAACCCCCAAGGGAGCCAATATCACTCTCAACAGAGAAGAGTTGCGCCAAATGGCAAAACGGGCGGAGAAAGCGGCCCTCAACAGCATCCCCAGCTCCCTGACGCCCTCCTATCTTGGCAAT
This genomic interval carries:
- a CDS encoding insulinase family protein, with the translated sequence MKQPLFLILSLVWLMTPTALHAKLLKPHLYKDTLENGLTVLVKEVPGSKVATVQIWVKAGSIYEGPTEGGITHLIEHMIFKGTKNLGPGAVAAAIEEKGGQINAYTSFEYTVYHATLPARYWSNSLNVLTDAVRNSVFDAGELEREKKVVLEEIGMRNDRPDVVFFDAMMNNAYSRHPYRLPVIGTRESVSSFTRDDILSYMAKHYQPENFTVVIVGDVKFEGVINKVNDLFSDLPNHSMDTQEVAEEPPVDGPKVFNQEGQVNQAQMALLFPIPAFHDPDTPALDVLAGIIGHGNTSRLYQHLRDDTGLVYNIRASSFTPKYPGLLEITATLDQSKIKESIEASLTEIFKLKYIAVDEQELERIKHSLESDFVFNLEKVEGQARVLGSFEALAGDPREDEYLEKIRSVTLDDIKRVTQKYCDVHHLIAGYLTPKGANITLNREELRQMAKRAEKAALNSIPSSLTPSYLGNVHRFKLDNGITLLVREEPQVPTVAIQAVFPGGLMGETLDTNGAFAFIADLLPKGTKHMNSRELSVKIADMAGEISGFNGKNTFGIKAGFLSRFFDDGLELVRDVVITPAFDSEEARKIQPERLAALKQQQDSLAAMAFQQFNQVLFQKHPYALNTLGTEKSLSSLTAEDLYHLYQRHAQPDSLVLSVAGDVKAKDVHDQVVRLFGNWHKSGSGWDRATVIAPTPPETPQISSLPREKEQTHIIIGFLGTTLTSPDRFALEVVDTVLSGQSGRLFSQLRDKQSLAYSLSSFNLIGLDTGSFGIYIGTSPDKKQEAIDSVWRELEKIRSTPISNEELDKAKNLILGHYDLSLQTNGAQALDMALSETYGLSQDFGNQYAKAIGQVTADDVMKAAAKYIQLEHYVEVKAGAE